The genome window AAAAGAAGATCGCTGATGGTCTGGACGCTGCCAGCCGTGCAGCTCGCGACCTGGAGTTGGCCCATGAGAAAGTGGGTCAGCAACTGCGCGAAGCGAAAGCTCAGGCAGCTGAAATCATCGAGCAAGCCAAGAAACGCGGTACCCAGATTGTCGACGAAGCCCGTGAACAGGCTCGCGTCGAAGCTGACCGTGTGAAGGCTCAGGCTCAAGCCGAGATCGAACAGGAACTCAACAGTGTCAAAGACGCGCTGCGTGCCCAAGTGGGTGCTCTGGCCGTTGGCGGTGCTTCGAAGATCCTGGGTGCCACAATCGATCAAAACGCGCACGCAGAGCTGGTAAACAAACTGGCTGCTGAAATCTAAGCGAGGGCGATCATGGCAGAACTGACCACGTTGGCCCGACCTTACGCTAAGGCGGCCTTCGAGCACGCTCAGGCCCACCAGCAACTGGCCAATTGGTCAGCCATGCTCGGCCTGGCAGCAGCGGTGTCGCAAGACGGCACCATGCAGCGCGTGCTCAAGGCCCCGCGACTGACGAGCGCAGAAAAGGCCGCCACGTTCATTGACGTGTGCGGCGACAAGTTCGATGCCAAGGCACAGAATTTCATCCATGTCGTTGCCGAAAACGACCGTCTCCCGCTTCTGCCGGAGATCGCCGCTCTTTTCGACCTGTACAAGGCCGAGCAAGAGAAATCGGTAGACGTGGAAGTCACCAGTGCTTTCGCATTGAACCAAGAACAGCAAGACAAACTCGCCAAGGTTCTCAGTGCACGACTCAACCGGGAAGTGCGCCTGCAAGTCGAGGAAGACAAGTCCCTGATTGGGGGCGTTGTCATCCGCGCCGGCGACCTGGTTATCGATGGCTCGATTCGCGGCAAAATCGCGAAACTTGCCGAAGCATTGAAATCTTGAGTTTGAAGGGGCAGCAGAGCAATGCAGCAACTCAATCCTTCCGAAATAAGTGAAATTATCAAGGGCCGCATCGACAAGCTCGATGTGACCTCCCAAGCCCGTAACGAAGGCACTGTCGTCAGCGTATCTGACGGCATCGTGCGGATTCACGGTCTGGCCGACGTCATGTACGGCGAGATGATCGAGTTTCCGGGCGGCGTCTACGGTATGGCCCTCAACCTGGAGCAAGACTCTGTAGGTGCCGTGGTACTGGGCGCATACACGACGCTGGCTGAAGGCATGAGCGCCAAGTGCACCGGCCGTATCCTCGAAGTTCCGGTAGGTAA of Pseudomonas fluorescens contains these proteins:
- a CDS encoding F0F1 ATP synthase subunit delta is translated as MAELTTLARPYAKAAFEHAQAHQQLANWSAMLGLAAAVSQDGTMQRVLKAPRLTSAEKAATFIDVCGDKFDAKAQNFIHVVAENDRLPLLPEIAALFDLYKAEQEKSVDVEVTSAFALNQEQQDKLAKVLSARLNREVRLQVEEDKSLIGGVVIRAGDLVIDGSIRGKIAKLAEALKS
- a CDS encoding F0F1 ATP synthase subunit B → MNINATLIGQSVAFLIFVLFCMKFVWPPVIAALHERQKKIADGLDAASRAARDLELAHEKVGQQLREAKAQAAEIIEQAKKRGTQIVDEAREQARVEADRVKAQAQAEIEQELNSVKDALRAQVGALAVGGASKILGATIDQNAHAELVNKLAAEI